GCAACCCGCATCTTGCGGCGCGATGCTACGAATTTAGGGCAAACAGGAACAATTGAACCATTTGATCTTGTGTTTCTTGACCCGCCCTACCTTCAAGGCTTAGGAGAAAAAGCTCTTCATGCGGCGGCATCTGGTGGTTGGCTGCAAAACAACGCCATATGCGTGTGGGAAGAATCAACAAAGGCCAGTACTTCAATCCCTGACAGTTTCGAACTCATTGAGCAAAGAACTACAGGTGAAAGTCTGATCTCAGTTTTAAAGTACCTGCGCTGATATAACTATTGGTGAAATCTAGACACCACTCATAAAAGGAGTGGTGTTTTATCAGCTATTGAACTCCGACAGTTCAATAGCTGAGTTTAGGCATATTTTTACTTAGCTTTCGCTGAAACTAACCTGCTCCCCCTTCCAAACGTAACACTTTCCCTTCACTTCAAACTCAAACTTATAGATTCGCGCCAAATGATAGCCCTACACATATGGCAATTAATGGACCATTAGGGCACAATAATAATCCATTAAAACTTACAGATCACCAATAATATATAGTTGTTATTTTTACTTATACTTATAAAAATTAGTTGTATTATAGATACACAACACGAAACCAACTATTTTAGTATATTTTATTTCGATCAAATAAGTTGATTATCAAGTCACATAGTGCAATCAATTGCTGCAGGGAATTCGCGTACATGAATATTACCTAGTATCCCAAGGTTATACTTACTTAACTCTTGGTAACTTTACTAATATCTATGAAGTAGGGGCGAGTATCTCCCCAATTCAGGAGTCGGACTATGCGCAAACTAATGACCAGCGCGGCAGCGCTTATTTTGAGTGCCTCTCCGGTTTTTGCAGCTGATCTACCTGTTGCACCGGAACCTGTCGAATACGTCCAAATCTGTGACGCATACGGGGCAGGATACTATTTTATACCCGGAACAGATACCTGCTTACGGATCAGAGGAAGGATCCGCGCAGAGTATCGGTGGAATGATTTTGGTGACGGACCAAATGCATGGAGTGAGCGATACAGAAACTCAACCTCAACACGTGCTCGTGGATATCTCAGGATGGATTCCAGAACACAAACTGAGTTCGGATTATTGCGAACTTACATGGACTTGTATGCCACAGTCGACACACCAGGCTTCGATTCATTTTCTTCACAGAACTTAGACAATGAACCTGTAGGTTCATTCAATGATATCGAAACAATCATGACGCTTGACAAAGCCTTCATCCAGTTTGGCGGCATGACGATTGGTTTGGCTCAATCATTCTACGACTTCTGGACAGGCTATGCATATGGCGCCATCACCACGGTTGCATATTCTGATAGAAACACCTGGCTCGGGGGTTACACCTTTGACTTCGGCAACGGTTTCTCTTGGTCAATCTCCGCTGAGGACCGTACATATAGGCAGCAGGATTATTATTACGGAGAATACCTAGATGAAAGGTTTAGAGACGTAGAAGGGTATGCTGGGCAAAGATGGCCAAACTTCGTAACCAATTTCCGCGTGGACCAAGGTTGGGGTAGCGCGCAGTTTATGGCCGCAATACAAGAAGTCCGCCCGCTAGAAGCTGCCGCGGATGGGAAAGTAGGATACGCTATTGGTGCAGGCGTAGAATTCAACCTCGGCTTCTTGGGTAATAGCCAGTTCGCCCTACAAGGGTCATTCGGTCAGGGTGCTCTAGGTTACATTAACAGTGACTGGGGCGAAGTTGTGCACGATGCCAGCACTGTCTACGGCGACGTAAAATCAGGTGACGGCGTAGCAACTGGCTGGTCCATTGCTGGAGGTATTTATACTGAGTGGACACCTGAGTGGAACAGCGCACTACAGGCATCCTATTCGGAAGCAGATCAATATCGACTTCCAGACCATGACCAATGGGACGTAGTCGGAAAAATTGGCTGGACACCTGTTCATGGCTTCGAAATTGGCTCTGAAATCGCATACAGAAGCTTACATTTCAGCGATGCATATTTGGATGGCGTAAACGAAGCGCCTAGAGATCGTGACTTAGTCTCAATCCTAATCCGTGTTCAAAGGGACTTCTGAGGCCACAACTTGGAACCCGTCAGCCGCACTCATTAACTTGAGCGCGGCTGAAAACTGTAATTATATTCTCTTATGTTCGCCCAAATAGGCGTTCTATATCTGCAAGTTTCAACTCAATCCACGTAGGACGGCCATGATTACACTGCCCAGACAGCGGTGTTTTTTCCATATCGCGCAGCAAAGCATCCATCTCTTCCGGGCGCATTCTTCTTCCTGATCGTATGGAACCATGACATGCAATCGTTGCTGCAACCAAGTCCAACTTCTCTCTAATACGAGATGACGAATCCCACTCAATAAAGTCATCAGCCAGATCCTGAATAAGACCCTTAGCATCGACTTTCTTTAGCATTGCTGGCGTTTCCCGAACAATAACCGCCCCGGGTCCGAACGCCTCGACAACCAACCCGACTTCAGCGAGCTCACTCGCCCTCTCCACCACCGCAACCGCCTCTTCTTCTGGCAACTCAACCACCTCTGGAATAAGCAGTAGTTGGCGCGCTACCTCATTTTTTGCCAGCTGCTCTTTCAAACGCTCATAAACCAAGCGCTCATGTGCAGCATGCTGGTCAACGATAACCAAACCATCTGTCGTCTGGGAGACAATATAGGTTTCATGAATTTGAGCCCTTGCAGCCCCCAAAGGATTTGACTGGCGCTCCTCCAACTGATCTGAAACGATATGCGCCCGCGCATCGGCTGAAGGCTGAAGAAAAGGAGTTGGCGCACCTCCCTGCGACTCCGCTTCATTGGGCATGATGAATTCGGCCTGCCGCTCTGCAAAACCTCCTCCTTCCCCCAAGAGATCCTCCGCGGGTCTAAACTGAGATTCTTGCCAGCTGTAATTTTGTGGAGCAGTCCGGTTGTCCGTGTAAGTTGGCGCAGCACCTGAATATTGACGCATATTTGCAGGCCCGCCGCCCGCCCTCATAGCATTAACTGTCGATTGCGTATTCGAAGTAGAGGCGCGATAGCCGGAAACCACAAAGGCGTGACGTAGCGCCCCAATCAACAACCCACGCACAAGCTGCCCATCGCGAAATCGCACATCAGCTTTTGCCGGATGAACGTTAACGTCCACATGATGCGGGTCGAGTTCGATATTTAAAACTGCGACCGGATAACGGTCTCGCGCCAAAACATCGGAATAAGCCCCCTTGAGAGCACCAATCAGCAACTTGTCTCGAACGGGGCGACCATTAACAAAGAAAAACTGGTTCTGAGAATTGGCGCGATGAAAGGTCGGAAGACCTGCAAAACCTGAAAGTTGAACCCCCTCCCTTTCCGCATCAATCTCAAGCGCATTCTCTTTGAAGTCAGCTCCCAATATTTGCACAATACGTGCCAGATGTGCCTGCTCACCTTGACAGGCGGAGTATTCCAAAGTCCGCCTGTCACTTCCAGACAGCGTGAAACGAATGTGAGGATTTGCTAGGGCAACGCGCTTGACAACATCGGTAATAGCATTCGCCTCGGCCCTATCAGATTTTAAAAACTTCAAACGGGCGGGAACAGCAAAGAACAAATCTCGCACCTCAACCCGGCTACCACCATTGAATGAAGCAGGTTCCGGTTCTCCCGTAACGCCACCTTCAATCAGGATTTTCCAAGCATTCCCTTCACTTTGGTGCGCAGTTGTAATTTGCAGACGGGCAATTGAACCAATGGAGGGCAGTGCCTCTCCACGAAACCCCATTGTACGAATATCCATGAGGTCGTCTTCCGGCAACTTGGAAGTGCAGTGCCTGCGAACTGCAAGAGCCAGATCATCACGCGTCATCCCTGAACCATTATCAGTAACACGCATAAGCGTCTTTCCACCGGCAGCCGTCACAACCTCTATTCGGGTAGCGCCCGCATCCACTGCATTTTCAACAAGTTCCTTAATAACACTTGCGGGCCTTTCAATAACCTCACCGGCGGCAATTTTGTTGATAACAGTATCACTGAGTTGTTTAACTGGCATTTTGCCTCCACTATGCTTGGCAGCCCATCAGGGAGAAGAAAAAACTTCTCTTTATCAGCATAGTCGCTAAGCGACCGGAGGCCACAAACCTTTAATCATTGTCCCGCCCTTATTTGGATCAAGCGGCTTTGCATTTCAAGTTCCACCTCACCGCAGCACATTGGAATTCTCCTCACCTATGAATAACGTCAAGATGCAAGCCCGAGCAATCAACGGCCTATCTGCAATAGCACCTCATTTTCAAGGGATCCTTTGCGATGTCTGGGGCGTTCTTCATAACGGAAAACAAGCGATACCCAATGCAGCCCACGCCCTTTGCAATTACCGGAAAAACTTTGGTAATCCCGTCGTCTTAATCACAAATTCACCGCGTAGCGCACAACAAATCGCGCATCATCTTGCTTCGCTTGGAATACCAACAGAAGCATATGACGCCATCATCACATCCGGCGATACTGTCCGCGATCTACTTTCCCAAAAAGATGTTCCAAATATTTTTCACATCGGACCACACCGTCATCAGAATTTCTTTGAAAAGATTGAATGTAATTCCACTGATGCCAACCAAGCTGATTTGATAGTTTGTACGGGGCTGAGGGACCGTGAAAATGAAAATCCAGAACACTACCGACAGCAATTTGCGGAGTATATCTCCTTAGGCTTGACCATGATTTGCGCAAACCCCGATATTGTTTCAGAACATGGAGACAAATTGGTTTGGTGTGCGGGGTCTTTAGCCCGGCTTTACAATGAAATGGGCGGGCAAGTTCTCACGACTGGGAAGCCCAATCCTCCAATTTATCAAAGTGCACTCAGGCAACTTGAGAACCTAAGCAATACCAAGCTTCCTACCAACAGGATTTTGGCAATTGGGGACGGGCTATTCACCGATATCAAAGGTGCCAATGCCAAAGGTTTGGGAACTCTCTTCCTAAGTGGAGGAATTCATGCAAGTGAATGGCAAGTGGAAGAGAAGGATTTCATGCCGTCGCTCCATATCAGATTGGAGCAGGAAGGCCTGGAAGTTCAATCTGTAATGCGGCGCCTTCACTGGTAAGGCACCGTTTCCTGCATTTGTCGCTTAGCCAAAAAGCTTATCAATGTCGGCTTGATCCGAGGATCCCATTAACGCATCAATATCTCCTTGCGAGACACCTTCTCCAACATGCTGGGGACCGTGCAGAATAAGCTCGCGTGCGCGCTTTTCCTCCTCGGATTCTTCCACTTCATCACTCGCATTTACTTCTTGACTCAATCGTAAATGTTCAATGAAAGTCGATACTCTCTCATCGATAAAGTTCAAAGTGCGTACAACACGGGAAATGCGCTGACCGGTAATATCTTGAAACGCACAAGCCTGAAAAATCTCCATAACCTGCGCATTTACAGTATCCACATAAGCTTCGCTCTCTTCAGGGTCAGCAGCCATAATAGCTTCTGCTGCCTCCATAATAGAGTTTGTCGCCTCCTCGGTAGCAGAAACAATTGCATCAAGCTCTCGGCCTGCCTCTGGAATACGATTGCTTTTCATTTCTGCGACGCGCAGCTTGGCAATCTCACTTTTCATGCGCGCAATTTCGGCACCGATAGCCATAAGCTCTTCGGTAAAATTAGGCTGCACTTGTATAACCGCGTCAGTCATAGACCCAGCCATCACTTCAGCCAGACGCATCACATCATTGAGTGTAATTTCTGTTGTACGAGTCTTGTTTTCCTCAAGAAACTCGATAACGCTTTTAACGTCCAAATTTTCAACAATCGCCATTTTGCATTCCATCAAGCGACTTTTTAGGTGAATACAGAGGTCTAGCACCCTTCTTGAAGACTAAATCCTCAAGACAGCCCCCTCCCCCTCAAAGCCTGTAGGGCACGGCTGTGCCCTAATTAAACTGTATACGATCCTCGATTGGGGGAGAGTTTTAACTCGCGAAAACCGCCTCAATTTTCCCTTTTAGGGTTTGAGCGTTAAATGGCTTCACAATGTAATTGTTAACGCCAGCTTTTTTCGCTGCGATCACATTTTCAGTTTTTGATTCAGCGGTCACCATGATGAACGGTGTTTTACAAAGCGCTGGTTCCTGGCGAACTTGTTTCAAAAGTTCATAGCCTGTCACAGGCTCCATGTTCCAATCCGAAATAACCAGCCCATAGCGGCGCTGCTTCATTTTTTCGAAGGCTTCTTGTCCATCTGCCGCATCATCGATATCGTTAAAGCCAAGTTGCTTCAACAAGTTACGAATGATTCGAATCATGGTCTTATAATCATCGACAACCAAAATAGGCATCTGAAGATCAACGGCCATGTAATACTCCATACTTCCACTGGAGCCCATATTACAGAGCTCTTAAGGCAAAACGACTGGTCTTAAAGGGTGATAGAAACTCTCGTAAAGAGAATCAGTTGCAGCTCACCTGACCCCACACATATAGCAAAATTAACATCTATGATTGAATGTTAGGTTAATTTTACCAACTTTATCAGCTAGGCTAAGGGTTCAATTGTCTTTTACCCCATTTATTTGATAGATTGACAGTCCTAGAATTACAACTATTTGTCTCTAGTAAATAGGAATTGGGAATGCTTACGCTACGCGCTTTATCATTTGAAGACCTAAAAGTGGGCATGGTGGAGGAGCTAAAAAAATCTGTTAGTTCCCAAGATATTGTCGGCTTTGCTGAAATATCGGGCGACAGAAACCCTATTCACCTCTCCGAGCATTTTGCTGCAAAAACACCCTTTAAAAGCCGTATAGCTCACGGCCTTTACACCGCTAGTCTGATCTCTGCAGTTTTGGGAACACGCCTGCCGGGTCCTGGCGCTATATATCTATCCCAAACTCTTAAATTTATGGCCCCAGTTTTTATTGGTGATGATGTTCTGGTTCGCGTCGAAGTCGGGGAGCTTATCCCAGAAAAATGCCGAGCCCTGCTTAAATGCACATGTTCTGTCGATGATAAAATCGTCCTTAAAGGCGAGGCTATTGTAAAAGTTCCAACACGTAGCGAGCTGGACGTCCCTGTTTAAAACTTTGATATCGGCTCACCCCACTGATTTACACTTTGCCACTTTGCAACAGATATGTTGTATAGACTTCGTCTTTTTACTCGGAGACAGCAGTCGGATCAGGAAACTGGAACACGTAGTTTATGAATGAGAACCCAGCGCAGGCCAAACCTTTTACTGTTCTAACAGATCTTTCCGCGGTGCCAGAGCATCTGCGCGGAGGAGTTGTAGCCATAGGAAATTTTGATGGCGTACACCGAGGCCATAGAGCAGTTCTTGATCTCACCTTGCAAGAGGCGAAAAAGCAAGGTGTTCCAGCTCTGGCAATGACATTCGAACCTCATCCTCGGACATTTTTCAAACCAGATGCACCTGTCTTTCGCTTAACACCCGCTCATGCAAAAGCCGAAATATTACAGGCAGCAGGCCTCGACGGTGTTATTCAAATTCCATTCAACAAAGACTTTGCTGGAATGTCCGCTGAAAGTTTTGTCGAAGACATCTTGGTTGACAAGCTTGGCATTACACAAAGCATCACTGGCTATGATTTTCATTTTGGAAGACAGCGAAAGGGAACACCAAAATTCCTCAAAGCTGCTGGAAAAGCCAACGACTTTCATGTGACAATTGTTGGCGCTGAAAAAGATGAGGGGCAAGACGTTATCTCCTCCAGCCGTATACGCACAGCTTTAGCCGATGGCGACATAGCGTTGGCAAACGGCTTGCTTGGTTACCGTTTCTTCGTGGAAGCTACTGTTCAGCACGGAGAAAAACGTGGACGTGACCTCGGCTACCCCACCGCAAATCTGAAACTGGCTGACAACTGTATCTTGAAATACGGCATTTATGCTGTGAGAGTTATGGTGGATGGAAAACTCCAGGACGGCGTCGCCAGCTTTGGAAGCCGTCCAACATTCGACAATGGCGCCCCTCTTCTCGAAGTTCACCTCTTTAATTTTTCTGGGGACCTCTACGACAAAGAACTACAGGTTTTCATACTTGGCTTCATTCGCTCCGAATTAAAGTTCGATAGTGTGGAAGCGCTTATTGCTCAAATGGATCAGGACAGCGCTGAATCGCGGGCAATTATTGCCTCTGTTCAGCCTCTTTCTGATCTGGACAGAGCTCTCTAGGCATTCCACCCAAAAGAAAACACATCAGCTCCAGGCCCTTTAACCCGCAGGCATATAAATTTGCAGTTTATCATTCACTCCTCTTTATTCCCTGTGAAAGCGCTGCTAAAAGCATCTCCATGTTTTGTGTAGTGGACATTCCTTGCAGCTATTTGCACCAAAGCAGCTTGGCAGGGCACAAATCGCCAGTGACTTTTGGAAAAGTGGCAGCGCGAATTATTGGCCCGGCCTTCGGCTGAGGCGCCCTTTAGTGTGCGCCCCGAAGGACCGGGACCTTGCTTTAGCCCTTAAAGCTAAAACCCTGTTTCATACGTGCTTTTTATACTCAAGCACTGCAATTCCTAGATTTACGGCAACATTGCCTCTGACTTACCGGATATAATTATGACTGAGAGTGCGACCAGAGATTACTCCGAGACGCTCAATCTGCCAAAGACTGACTTTCCAATGCGGGCCGGCCTTCCTAAGAATGAGCCTAAAATCCTTGAGCGCTGGAAAGAGGAAAACCTTTTTAAACAGCTGCGGGAACAGGCTGCTGGTAAGCCAAAGTTTATCCTTCACGATGGCCCCCCCTATGCAAACGGTAATATCCATATTGGTCATGCATTGAACAAAGTCCTGAAGGACATCATCAACCGCTCCATGCAGATGCAGGGCTACAATGCCCATTATGTGCCGGGTTGGGATTGTCATGGGCTGCCCATCGAATGGAAAATTGAAGAGCAGTACCGTAAAAAAGGCAAAAATAAAGACGCTGTTCCGGTCAATGAATTCCGCCGAGAGTGCCGTGACTTTGCAGGCAAGTGGATTGATGTTCAAAAAGAAGAATTCAAGCGTCTAGGCATTGAGGGTGATTGGAGCAATCCATACCTCACTATGAACTATGACAGTGAAGCGATCATTGCCAAAGAACTGATGAAGTTTGCCAGTTCTGGCCAGCTGTATCGCGGTTCCAAGCCAGTCATGTGGTCCATCGTTGAAAAAACCGCTCTTGCCGAAGCAGAAGTCGAATACGAAGATCACGAGTCCCACGCCATTTGGGTCAAGTTCCCTGTTCTCACAGGCGACGAAGCTCTTGTTGGCAAGAATGTCGTTATCTGGACTACAACTCCTTGGACGATTCCCGCAAACCGTGCAATTTCGTTCTCTAATACCATTGGATATGGGCTCTATAAAGTTACACAGGCAGCTGACGACAATTGGATAAAGGTTGGAGAAGAAATTATCCTGGCACACGCTCTGGCCGAGAGTGTCTTTAAATCAGCACGTGTTGATGCCTTTGAAAAGGTTGCTGATGTCGATCCTTCCAAAATCGAATATTGCGCTCACCCATTCCGTGGCGCAGCCGAAGCAAATGGGTACTACGACTTCTTCGTTCCAATGCTTTCCGGTGAGCATGTAACGGAGGATGCAGGTACAGGTTTTGTGCACACTGCCCCCGGTCACGGTGCAGAAGACTTCCAAATGTTTCTAGACAATCGTGAAGCCTTTAAAAAGGCCGGTACGGAACAAGTGCCTTTGACCGTTCAGGAAGACGGGGCTTACTACCCGCATGTGCCTTTGTTTGAAGGAAAATACATTCTGGACCGTAAAGGCAAAGACGGATCAACCAACAAAGCTGTTATAGAAAAGCTGAATGAAGTTGGTTCCCTTATTGCGCGGGCTAGAATCAAACACTCTTACCCGCACTCCTGGCGCTCCAAAGCTCCACTGATTTTCCGCAATACTCCGCAGTGGTTTGTCTACATGGATAAAGAGCTTTCCCAAGAAGCTCAAAAGGACACACTGCGCGGGCGAGCTCTCAAAGCAATTTCAGAAACCCGCTTTGTTCCCGCCTCCGGTCAGAACCGCATCAATAACATGATCGAATCACGTCCTGACTGGGTTCTTTCCCGCCAGCGTGCGTGGGGTGTGCCCATCTCCATTTTCGTCAATAAGGAAAGCGGAGAGGTATTGATTGACGACGCTGTCAACGACCGCATAGTTGAAGCTTTCACCAATGAAGGGGCCGACGCGTGGTTTGAAGACGGTGCTACACAGCGTTTCCTAGGAGAAGCCTACAAGGCTGAAGACTTCGAGAAAGTTGATGACATTCTCGACGTATGGTTTGATTCAGGCACAACACACGCGTTTTGTCTGGAAACTCGCGAAGAACTGTCTCCCAAGCGTAAGGGTATCGGCGGAGATGATTACGTTCTTTACCTTGAAGGTACAGACCAACACCGCGGCTGGTTCCACTCTTCCCTTTTGGAGAGTTGTGGCACGCGTGGCCACGCCCCATACGATGCTGTTGTAACCCATGGCTTTACCATGGACGAGCATGGCCGCAAGATGTCAAAGTCTCTGGGCAACACCGTAGCTCCGCAAGATATCATCAAGCAGTATGGTGCGGATATTCTACGCCTATGGGTTGGGTCCGTTGATTACCTTGACGACCAGCGCATTGGGCCAGAAATTATCAAGACTAACGTAGATGCGTATCGCAAACTGCGTAATACTTTGCGCTTCATGCTTGGAGCTCTGGGCCATTACAAAGGTGAAGAGATTGCTCTTGAAGACATGCCTGAGCTGGAACAGCTCATGCTGCATCGCCTGTCAGAGCTGGATGAAGTTGTTCGTGCAGCTTACAGCTCATTCGACTTCAGGAAAATCTTCTCCACCTTGTTCAACTTCATGACCGTTGAGCTGTCGGCTTTCTACTTCGATGTAAGAAAAGACGCTCTTTACTGTGACCCTCAGTCTTCTGTGAAACGTAAAGCAAGCCTTTATGTGATTGACCAGCTGTTCCGTCATTTGGTCACATGGCTCGCCCCTATCCTGCCATTCTCATCTGAAGAGTGCTGGACATATCGCAATGGCAAGGATAGCCAGTCCGTTCATCTGGAACAGTTTGCTGTTATTCCTGAAAACTGGAAAAACAATGAGCTTGCCCAGAAGTGGGAAAAAATTCGCAGTGTTCGCCGCGTCATCACAGGCGCTTTGGAAATCGAACGCCGGGAAAAGCGAATTGGTTCCTCTTTGGAAGCACATCCAACCGTGTATATCACCAATCAGGACTTGCTGGGTGCTCTTGAAGGGTTGGATTTGGCGGAAATTGCCATCACCAGCCAGATTGCAATTAGTACAGAAGCATCCCCTAATGGTGCCTTTACTCTGGATGAGATTGAAGGCGTGGGCGTCATTCCTGCCCTTGCAGAAGGGCAAAAGTGCGCACGCTCATGGAAGATTCTCCCTGAGGTTGGTAGTGATCCAGAATATCCGGATATTACTTTGCGTGATGCAGCAGCAATGCGGGAACTGGAAAGCGCAGCAAAATAGCTGCGCACTTTCCCACTATTCTGTGCAACAAAGGGAACAGAATGAAAAGCCAATGGACTTGGGGGCGTTATAGCCCCCTTATTGCACTCATCGCCACTATCGGTGCAGCGTTAGACCAGCTGGCGAAGATCTGGGTAGTCCATATCTATGATATGGCAAACAATGTCTTCATTTCCGTGCTGCCAGTATTGGATATTGTTCTGGTCTGGAATCGCGGTGTTTCCTACGGACTTTTCCAGCAAGATCACCCAATTGGACGATGGGCCCTCGCAGTTTTCACCGTTCTGGCTGCAATTGCCATCTGGGTTTGGGGTGTACGAAGCTCCAGCAAACCTTTATCCATATATCTTGGACTAATACTCGCTGGGGCTATCGGAAACGGTATTGATCGTATCTACTACGGGCAAGTGGTGGATTATCTATATTTCCACGTGAACAGCTTTTCATGGTATGTTTTCAACCTTGCCGACGTTTGGATCGTTCTTGGCGCAGCCGGTCTGTTCTGGGACAGTTTATTTTCAAAGAAAAAGAAGAAAACTTAACCTTATTGCTGCCTCAAACGTCAGTATGTAGGGGATTGGGAACTTTTCTAAACACGATTTTGCCAATTGGTGCCTAGTGGTGCTGCGAATCCCAAGGTATGCTAACCAAAACAGTGTTACTTAATTCTAAGGCAAGCTATAAGGTTATTCGTTAAGTGCTGTGCCTCTGCTGCAATTTGCAAAACAAGGAAGTTTAAAGTGCGTAGTCGGATTGGAACTCTTTTGCTGAAAACATCAGCTGCAACAACACTCTGCCTTGCTGTAGCAGGATGTGTAAGCGGAACTGATGGTTTTTCGGATGGTACCGAGAAAACAAAAGCAGAAGGAGACCTGATCGGCTCTGTTCTGACAGTTATTGGCGCTAAAGCCTCCAAAGGCGAGCCTATTAGCTACACCGAACGTGCTCCACTGGTTATGCCATCTGATAGAAAACGCTTACCAACTCCCGATGAGCGCGCTGTTGCTGACCTTGCTGCCAACTGGCCCAAGGACACACGCGATCAGGAAATGGCAGAACTGCGTGAGTTCTTTAAAACAGAAGACGGCAAGCCTCTTACAGCGGCTCAAATGGCCGCAGCACATGAGCTGACAAAGAACCTTCCTAAGCAGCAGAGAAACCGGATCCGCGAGCTTCAAGATGAGCGCATCATGGACGGCAAACCGCTGACACCACGCGAACTCCAGCAAATGAGCCGCGACTTCAAAGCAGCAAAAGCCAAAATTGCTGATGACAAAACGGCATTGTGTGAGCTGACCTCCGATAACGAGGTAGATCTGGCAACTTGTAAGTTGGAGCGCCGCTACCTGACACAGCCTCCACAGGCCTACAACATTCCAGCAGCCGGATATACTGTGAGCGTTTCTCCAGAAGACGACGAGGAAGAGTTCAAGAAAAAACGGAACACCGCTGCAGTTGACGATGGTGCACGGATTGATCTTGAAACAGGCATCCCCCGTTAAACCTTGGGAACTGTTATTTAAAAGTTAGAAGGCTCAAGAATACCAAGCGCGGCACCTACCGCGCTTTTTTCATTTCTACTTCACTATGTGACAAATAATTCATAGTGATCTCATCATTTGATGCCATATAGATAAAGCCCACCTCAACAAAGGATAGTACCGCGTGCGAGCAGCATCTCTTGTAAAAGCTTTGGCATTGGGCCTTTTTCTCAGCTCCCCCGCCTTTGCACTGGAAAAGCCCCCTAGCCCTTCAGAAAATAAGGCTTTCAAACAAATCCAGATTGGTGGAGAGGTTGAAACGAAAACTCTGGACAACGGCATGCAGGTGGTGGTGATTCCCGACCACAGATCCCCTGTGGTTACCCACATGGTCTGGTATAAAGTGGGCGCTGCGGATGAAAAGCCCGGAAAGTCCGGAATAGCCCATTTTCTTGAACACCTTATGTTCAAAGGCACCACAAATACACCAGAAGGAGAGTTCTCCCAAAAGGTATCTCAGGTTGGCGGTCAGGAAAACGCTTTCACATCCTCAGACTATACAGCCTACTATCAGCAGGTTGCCAAAGAACACCTCCCAATGGTTATGCGCTATGAAGCCGACCGAATGGAAAACCTTGTTCTAACAGACAAGCAAGTTCTTCCTGAACGTGATGTGGTGCTTGAAGAACGTGCCATGCGCATTGACAACAGCGCGGCCGCTCAATTGGCCGAAACCTTTAACCAGATGATATTCACAAATCACCCCTATGGTACGCCTGTTGTCGGCTGGGAGGGCGAGATTGCGAACCTCAACAAAGAGGACGCCATCGAGTTTTACAATACCTACTATACACCCAATAATGCTGTACTGGTGGTTGCCGGTGATGTGACGATGGATGAGGTGGCCCCGCTTGCCAAAGCCACCTATGGAAAACTGGAACGCCGCGCTGAGCCAGGGGAACGTATTCGTCCGGAAATCCAAAA
This genomic window from Pseudovibrio sp. M1P-2-3 contains:
- a CDS encoding bifunctional riboflavin kinase/FAD synthetase, with translation MNENPAQAKPFTVLTDLSAVPEHLRGGVVAIGNFDGVHRGHRAVLDLTLQEAKKQGVPALAMTFEPHPRTFFKPDAPVFRLTPAHAKAEILQAAGLDGVIQIPFNKDFAGMSAESFVEDILVDKLGITQSITGYDFHFGRQRKGTPKFLKAAGKANDFHVTIVGAEKDEGQDVISSSRIRTALADGDIALANGLLGYRFFVEATVQHGEKRGRDLGYPTANLKLADNCILKYGIYAVRVMVDGKLQDGVASFGSRPTFDNGAPLLEVHLFNFSGDLYDKELQVFILGFIRSELKFDSVEALIAQMDQDSAESRAIIASVQPLSDLDRAL
- a CDS encoding M16 family metallopeptidase, which produces MRAASLVKALALGLFLSSPAFALEKPPSPSENKAFKQIQIGGEVETKTLDNGMQVVVIPDHRSPVVTHMVWYKVGAADEKPGKSGIAHFLEHLMFKGTTNTPEGEFSQKVSQVGGQENAFTSSDYTAYYQQVAKEHLPMVMRYEADRMENLVLTDKQVLPERDVVLEERAMRIDNSAAAQLAETFNQMIFTNHPYGTPVVGWEGEIANLNKEDAIEFYNTYYTPNNAVLVVAGDVTMDEVAPLAKATYGKLERRAEPGERIRPEIQNVRGEREVTLLDQRVAQPSLQMGWVVPSYTTADNREAEALDIFADILGGGTNSRLYKRLVVEEKLATSAGSWYNSTAVDDSQLKVFATPADSIELSTIENKLEAAIADIAQNGVTNEEVERSKRSMLASAIYAQDKQSALARLFGATLTTGGTVEDVQSWPENIMSVTPKMVQSVAQKYIQAPAAKGYLLPAPAPQKTSKAKQEGNNS
- the lspA gene encoding signal peptidase II, whose amino-acid sequence is MKSQWTWGRYSPLIALIATIGAALDQLAKIWVVHIYDMANNVFISVLPVLDIVLVWNRGVSYGLFQQDHPIGRWALAVFTVLAAIAIWVWGVRSSSKPLSIYLGLILAGAIGNGIDRIYYGQVVDYLYFHVNSFSWYVFNLADVWIVLGAAGLFWDSLFSKKKKKT
- the ileS gene encoding isoleucine--tRNA ligase, whose amino-acid sequence is MTESATRDYSETLNLPKTDFPMRAGLPKNEPKILERWKEENLFKQLREQAAGKPKFILHDGPPYANGNIHIGHALNKVLKDIINRSMQMQGYNAHYVPGWDCHGLPIEWKIEEQYRKKGKNKDAVPVNEFRRECRDFAGKWIDVQKEEFKRLGIEGDWSNPYLTMNYDSEAIIAKELMKFASSGQLYRGSKPVMWSIVEKTALAEAEVEYEDHESHAIWVKFPVLTGDEALVGKNVVIWTTTPWTIPANRAISFSNTIGYGLYKVTQAADDNWIKVGEEIILAHALAESVFKSARVDAFEKVADVDPSKIEYCAHPFRGAAEANGYYDFFVPMLSGEHVTEDAGTGFVHTAPGHGAEDFQMFLDNREAFKKAGTEQVPLTVQEDGAYYPHVPLFEGKYILDRKGKDGSTNKAVIEKLNEVGSLIARARIKHSYPHSWRSKAPLIFRNTPQWFVYMDKELSQEAQKDTLRGRALKAISETRFVPASGQNRINNMIESRPDWVLSRQRAWGVPISIFVNKESGEVLIDDAVNDRIVEAFTNEGADAWFEDGATQRFLGEAYKAEDFEKVDDILDVWFDSGTTHAFCLETREELSPKRKGIGGDDYVLYLEGTDQHRGWFHSSLLESCGTRGHAPYDAVVTHGFTMDEHGRKMSKSLGNTVAPQDIIKQYGADILRLWVGSVDYLDDQRIGPEIIKTNVDAYRKLRNTLRFMLGALGHYKGEEIALEDMPELEQLMLHRLSELDEVVRAAYSSFDFRKIFSTLFNFMTVELSAFYFDVRKDALYCDPQSSVKRKASLYVIDQLFRHLVTWLAPILPFSSEECWTYRNGKDSQSVHLEQFAVIPENWKNNELAQKWEKIRSVRRVITGALEIERREKRIGSSLEAHPTVYITNQDLLGALEGLDLAEIAITSQIAISTEASPNGAFTLDEIEGVGVIPALAEGQKCARSWKILPEVGSDPEYPDITLRDAAAMRELESAAK